AACTTCAACGAAGACTTGCCCCTCACCGTTCGCGAAGGCGGAATGATCCGTCCGGGCGCGAATGCCGAACTCGATGCCATGAACGAGGACATCAAGGAACGCCGCGAATGGCTCGCGAACCTCGAAGTGCGCGAACGTGAACGCCTCGGAATTCCGCAACTGAAGGTCGGCTACAACCGCGTGTTCGGTTACTACATCGAAATTACCAAGGCGCAGATGGCGAAGGCCACGCAGCCCATACCCGAAGAGTACATCCGCAAGCAGACGACGGTGAACGGCGAACGCTATATCACTCCCGAGATGAAGGAGTGCGAATCCGTCATCAGCAATGCCGAAGTGAACATCCATGCGCTCGAATACAAGATTTTCTGCGAACTGCGCGACCGCGTGAACGCATCGCGTGCCGAACTCCAGGAGATTGCCGATGCTATCGCGCGTGTCGACGCGCTGTACAGTTTCGCGCGGGCGGCCCGCAGGTACAACTACGTGTGCCCGGAGGTGGTCGAAGACGGAGGAATCGAGATCAAGGGCGGTTTCCATCCCGTGATTGTCGCGGTGAATCCCGACCAGGAATTCATCCCGAACGACGTGACGCTTTCGCCCGACGCAACGCGCCTGATGCTCATCACGGGCCCGAACATGGCGGGTAAATCGACATACCTGCGACAGACCGGACTTATCGTTTTGATGGCGCAAATCGGCTGCTTTGTGCCGGCGGAATCTGCCCGCATTGGGGTTGTGGACCGCATATTCACCCGCGTGGGTGCGAGCGACCGCCTGAGCCGCGGGCTTTCGACGTTCATGGTCGAGATGATCGAGACCGCGAACATCCTGCGCAATGCGACCCCGCACAGCCTCGTGCTGCTCGATGAAATCGGGCGCGGCACCAGCACGTTCGACGGACTTTCCATTGCCTGGGCGATTGTGGAAACGCTCCACGACGAACCCGCAAGGCAGGCGCTTACGCTGTTCGCGACGCACTACCACGAATTGACCGGGCTTGTCGAAGGGCTCGAACACGCGGGCAACTTCCAGGTGGCCGTTCAGGAGAAGGGCGACAAGCTGGTGTTCCTCCACAAGATTCTCGCGGGCGCCTGCGATTCGAGCTACGGCATCCATGTGGCTGAAATGGCGGGCCTCCCGAACAATGTGGTCCGGAGGGCGCGCAAGATTCTGCTCCGTCTCGAGAAGGAAAAGATTGACCCGAGTGACGGCGCCGTGAAGAAAAAGCAGAAGGAACATCCGCAGATTGACATGTTCGCCCCGCCCGACGAAAACACGCAGCTCCTGAAGGACGAAATCCGGAGACTCAAGCCCGAGGAAATGACTCCCATGCAGGCCCTCCAGCGTTTGATGGAACTGAAGGAAAATTACGGAAAATGAGTTACGAGTTCTGAGTTACTAGTTTTTAGTAATGCAGAAGGAAAGAAGCTGTTTTAAACAGAAAAACTATGAACTAGTAACTAGGAACTATTGACCACCTTATGATTGACTTCGCCGCCTTGCAAGATTACGTTTTTGAAAATCGGGTGTTCGATTCGGACTACCACGGTCTTGCGCATTGGCGGCAGGTGGAATTCAACGGGCTGCTGCTTGCGCCGGTAACGGGAGCCGATATCACGGTGGTGCGCCTGTTCGCGCTTTTCCACGACTGCAAGCGGCAGGATGATGCGTACGACGGCGAGCACGGGGAACGTGGTGCCGCCTTCGCAAAGCAGTGCTTCGAGGAAAAGCGTCTCGATATCACGCAGGAACAGTTCAACAAGCTATATCATGCCTGCCGGATGCATACGCACGAGCGAGCCTCGGACGATGCGACTGTCAATACCTGCTACGATGCCGATAGGCTTGACCTGGGTAGGGTTGGCATTCCGCTCAACCCCGAAAAGATGGCGACAAGTTTCGGCAAGAAGCTTGCCCGTGCCGCGCATTCCCAGAAGGTTTCCGTTTATGCGATGCGCGAATGGCTGCGTGCCGTCGCGCCTACGCTCCGCTAGAAACCGATACTGACTTGTCCCATGTAGATTCGTTCTTCATCCTGGCCGGTGAAATATCCGAGTTCTTCGGCCCATGTGGTGAATTCGAATGTCACGAGATGGAGTACTTCGAGGCTTACGCCTGCGGAAGGGTAGCCGCCTTTGAAACCGCCGGCGAGGCGCAGGCTCAGCGCGCGGATTTCGTTGTTGTAGCCGGGCCAGGCGAGCAGGGTCTGTTCCACTTCGAGGCCGAAGTTCAGGTGGCTTAGGATCTTGTAGTTCTTCTCGGAGTTGATGGCGTCCGCGAAGTCGCAGGCGACGTTGAACTTTCGGGCATAGGCCGTGTTCTTGTTGAAGAATCTCGGGCTGTAGTTTATGCCCACGCTCAAGTTCGGTGTAATCGTATCTCCGGCCAAATCCTTGAAGTAGACGTCACGTAGCGATGCGCCTACGCGGATTTCGCGGGTGAGCTGGTAGAGCACGCCGAAATCAAGACCGAAGGAGAGGGATTTGGAATCGAATATATGGTCGGCCGCGTCGTGGTAGCGGTCATCGAGAGTGTCTTGCAGCGAGGAGTAGTTCAGGATGTCGACGGTGATGACCTCGACCTTGTGGCGCTTTGCTGCCTTCAAGCCCATACCGACGGAGAAGTTGTTGGTGAATGCGACAGAAAAACCGCCCTGTATCACGGCGTCCACGTAGAACGTGTCCACACCGATGAAGGGGAGCACCAGGCCTCCGTCCAGGTACGGTGCCACGCTCGCGTCGACCCATATCGCGCCGCCGAAACCACGGAGGGCGAGTTCCGCATCCATCTTGAGTTTCATGGTGAGGTACTGGTGGTCGTATGAGTTGATTTTGTGCACGAGTTCGGGATGGGTGGACAGCGTATCCATGAGCAACTCGTTTTCGTCGAGGCCCGTGGTTTCGGCTGCCTTGTGCACGCGTTGGTAGAGCTTCTGCAAATCCTTCGCCACGTTATAGGTGGAGAAGTAGTTTTCGAAGGGGCCTGCGCCGCCCAGGTTCAGTCGCGCGTCTCCGAAGAAGTTGCGCGGGTAGTAGCCTTGTTCGGGGCGCTTGCTGTAGTTGCCCAGTCGGTTGATTTGGGAGAGCCCCGCGTAGTTGTAGTAAATGGCTTCTTTGTCGTCGACGACGGCCACGTGGGCGTTACCCATGGATTCGCCGCGCATGGAATGGTGGGTCGGTGCCTTGGCGGCAAGGGCGATTACCGCAAATCCGAGTACATAGAATGCTACAAGAATCAGTCTCATTGCTAGTTCCTCCCTTCAAACCACTTGAGGAAGGTTTCTTCGTTGTAGTTGTTCCAACATCCGCCGACGTAGGCCTTGCGCCACGCGAGGTTGTACTTTATGTTGTTTATGTCGGTGTCTTCCTTGACCAGTTTCATGACGTCGGTGAGTGCGAACTCCGACTTGCTCCAGAAGAAGTTGCCGGTGAAGGCTTCGAACATGTAGTTGCCTACGACATCGCGGTCGTTGGAATTCTTGATGTAGAAGGTCCTTTCGGGTTCATCGGCCGGTATTCCGTTCATGTCGATATCAATGACGTCGTAGGTTTCGCTCGAGTTCACCGACTGCACCTGCCCGATTTTATGCTTCAGGAAGTCCGTCTCGAGAACCATGAGCTTGTTGTTGCGCATGTCTTCGTCGATGAGGCCGTCACCGTCGTTGTCGTAGCCGTCGGCAATTTCTTCGTCGATACATCCGTCGCCGTCGTTGTCTATGAGGTCGGCCATTGAGATGTAACCCGCGAAGCCGTCGGAACTCTTTTCGACCGTTTCGCTGGCGTTGATGACGTAAGAGGCCATCGTTTCGGTTGCGACCGTGAGCCCGCTGTCGGAGAAGAGCGCCGCTTCGGGAACATAGGAACGCATGATATCCGTCGCGATGCTCGGGTCGGCGGCAACCGCCCTGCCGACATCACCCAGCGTGCTGAAAACTTCTAAAGCTTCTTTGCCCAAGTCCTTCATGGCAGCCCAGTCTATATCAATGATGGGCGGGTCTAAGGACGCGATGAACATCTTTGTCAGGTCTTTGGAAAAGATGCGCAGGATGAGCGCGGCCTTGGTGAGGTGGAGAATAGTGTAACTTGCCGAAATGGTCTTGAACGTCACCTTTTTGTCGGTCTGGCCGGTCGTGTCCCTTACGATGAACGGATCCAGGACTTTCAGTACGGAATCGATGCCGTCTTTGTAGTGGGTCGCGGTGGAGTCGTCCATGCTCATGAACCCGCTCTGTCCGCCTTTTGTTTTGGTGTACTTGAGCATTTCGAAAACGTTCAGTTTCTGCTGGTTCAAAACGCTCTTCGCGAGTCCGTACCATGCTTCCGAGGCGGCGGAATCCGCAGCGAGTGCCCTTTCGAAATAAGCCCTGGCCATGGTATATTCGCCCTTGCGGAAATAGATATAGCCTTCGTAGGTAAGCGCGTCTGCGTCGTTGGATTTGATGTGGACGGAATCTGTCGGATTAAAAATGTTGCATCCTACTATGCCTGTCATGAGCGCAA
The genomic region above belongs to Fibrobacter sp. and contains:
- a CDS encoding tetratricopeptide repeat protein — its product is MNRIKRLWLCIALALMTGIVGCNIFNPTDSVHIKSNDADALTYEGYIYFRKGEYTMARAYFERALAADSAASEAWYGLAKSVLNQQKLNVFEMLKYTKTKGGQSGFMSMDDSTATHYKDGIDSVLKVLDPFIVRDTTGQTDKKVTFKTISASYTILHLTKAALILRIFSKDLTKMFIASLDPPIIDIDWAAMKDLGKEALEVFSTLGDVGRAVAADPSIATDIMRSYVPEAALFSDSGLTVATETMASYVINASETVEKSSDGFAGYISMADLIDNDGDGCIDEEIADGYDNDGDGLIDEDMRNNKLMVLETDFLKHKIGQVQSVNSSETYDVIDIDMNGIPADEPERTFYIKNSNDRDVVGNYMFEAFTGNFFWSKSEFALTDVMKLVKEDTDINNIKYNLAWRKAYVGGCWNNYNEETFLKWFEGRN
- a CDS encoding conjugal transfer protein TraF; translation: MRLILVAFYVLGFAVIALAAKAPTHHSMRGESMGNAHVAVVDDKEAIYYNYAGLSQINRLGNYSKRPEQGYYPRNFFGDARLNLGGAGPFENYFSTYNVAKDLQKLYQRVHKAAETTGLDENELLMDTLSTHPELVHKINSYDHQYLTMKLKMDAELALRGFGGAIWVDASVAPYLDGGLVLPFIGVDTFYVDAVIQGGFSVAFTNNFSVGMGLKAAKRHKVEVITVDILNYSSLQDTLDDRYHDAADHIFDSKSLSFGLDFGVLYQLTREIRVGASLRDVYFKDLAGDTITPNLSVGINYSPRFFNKNTAYARKFNVACDFADAINSEKNYKILSHLNFGLEVEQTLLAWPGYNNEIRALSLRLAGGFKGGYPSAGVSLEVLHLVTFEFTTWAEELGYFTGQDEERIYMGQVSIGF
- the mutS gene encoding DNA mismatch repair protein MutS, with the translated sequence MAATPLMQQYYEIKKQNPGCILFFRMGDFFELFEDDAVIASKILGITLTSRNNGASGATPLCGFPHHAADRYVPKMVAAGYRIAICEQVEDPKLAKGIVKRDIVEIISAGTAMNEANLNAKEANYLFAYMPAEKDAAFAIADVTTGYLAVCKSGVQAFECEFSRRMPKEIIVPEGCSIPQPVMDLVKAENVLVTELPPFMFGEEQCRDVLYGHFKVESLVGLGLDGRECETCVTGAMMAYLMDQKKSELSHFTTLEILNLDDYMTLDPSTLRNLELTRPLNADDYSSTLCYVLDNTVTAMGGRTLKDWVSHPLISVPRIREREEAVGELVGNPVALDELKESLTSILDMERLMGRVGSGRANARDLAGMGRSLMQASRVADVLEGLRAPMFEGLREKLVQAKGRGEQLLDNFNEDLPLTVREGGMIRPGANAELDAMNEDIKERREWLANLEVRERERLGIPQLKVGYNRVFGYYIEITKAQMAKATQPIPEEYIRKQTTVNGERYITPEMKECESVISNAEVNIHALEYKIFCELRDRVNASRAELQEIADAIARVDALYSFARAARRYNYVCPEVVEDGGIEIKGGFHPVIVAVNPDQEFIPNDVTLSPDATRLMLITGPNMAGKSTYLRQTGLIVLMAQIGCFVPAESARIGVVDRIFTRVGASDRLSRGLSTFMVEMIETANILRNATPHSLVLLDEIGRGTSTFDGLSIAWAIVETLHDEPARQALTLFATHYHELTGLVEGLEHAGNFQVAVQEKGDKLVFLHKILAGACDSSYGIHVAEMAGLPNNVVRRARKILLRLEKEKIDPSDGAVKKKQKEHPQIDMFAPPDENTQLLKDEIRRLKPEEMTPMQALQRLMELKENYGK